One Aliiroseovarius sediminilitoris DNA window includes the following coding sequences:
- a CDS encoding GNAT family N-acetyltransferase, with protein sequence MIRTDRLCLRAPRQDDLDALHRVFGNVEAMRYWSHPAHTQRAQTQQVLHDMIRSHTATGVEFVVEHQGRVIGKAGLWRIAELGYILHPDHWGQGLAHEALGAVLNAAWDRHPQIDRITAEIDPRNITSARLLSRLGFQVTGHAENTLQVNGEWCDSTYYDLSRPQRQA encoded by the coding sequence GTGATCCGAACCGACCGGTTGTGCCTGCGCGCGCCGCGACAGGACGATCTGGATGCCCTGCACAGGGTGTTTGGCAACGTTGAGGCCATGCGATACTGGAGCCATCCCGCCCATACCCAGCGCGCGCAGACGCAACAGGTGCTGCACGACATGATTCGGTCGCACACGGCCACCGGCGTTGAATTTGTCGTCGAGCATCAAGGCCGGGTGATTGGCAAGGCCGGTCTTTGGCGCATTGCCGAACTGGGATACATCCTGCATCCCGATCATTGGGGCCAGGGGTTGGCCCACGAAGCCCTTGGGGCTGTCCTGAACGCCGCCTGGGACCGGCATCCGCAGATTGACAGGATCACTGCCGAAATCGACCCGCGCAACATCACCTCGGCCCGGCTGCTGAGTCGGCTTGGGTTTCAGGTGACGGGCCATGCCGAAAACACCTTGCAGGTGAACGGGGAATGGTGTGACAGCACCTACTACGACCTGTCCCGACCCCAACGCCAAGCGTGA
- a CDS encoding ABC transporter substrate-binding protein: protein MKKILMATAASALMSGAAFAEEVKVGVLLGFTGPLESLAPHIAGGAEMAIAEVNDSGLFMNGSTVTAVRGDSTCVDAAAATAAAERLVTGEGVAGIVGAMCSGATGAVLTSVALPNGIVQISPSATSPGLSTIEDNGLFFRMAPSDARQGEIMADIITSRGINEVALTYTNNDYGKGLADSFAAAFEAAGGTVTINAAHEEGKADYSAEVGALASAGGQALVVAGYSDQGGSGIIQGSLDTGAFDTFVLPDGMVSDILTQKFGSDIDGSFGQHPSSSNDGAGKLEEMLAAGGIDGTSPYAKEGYDSAAVLLLAMQAAGSTDGAAVSAAVTEVANAPGEPIGPGELAKGLEILAAGGDIDYVGGSDVELIGPGESGGSYREIEIKDGAIEAVKFH, encoded by the coding sequence ATGAAAAAGATTCTTATGGCAACCGCCGCCAGCGCACTGATGAGCGGCGCAGCCTTTGCAGAAGAAGTGAAGGTGGGTGTCCTTCTTGGCTTCACCGGCCCGCTTGAATCGCTGGCGCCCCACATCGCGGGCGGCGCGGAAATGGCCATCGCAGAAGTCAACGATTCGGGCTTGTTCATGAACGGGTCCACTGTGACGGCCGTGCGCGGTGATTCAACCTGCGTCGATGCCGCCGCAGCCACCGCAGCCGCCGAACGTCTGGTCACGGGTGAAGGCGTCGCCGGTATCGTCGGCGCAATGTGCTCGGGCGCGACCGGTGCGGTTCTGACCAGCGTGGCTTTGCCCAACGGGATCGTGCAGATCTCGCCGTCAGCCACGTCGCCAGGTTTGTCGACCATCGAAGACAACGGACTGTTCTTCCGCATGGCCCCGTCCGATGCGCGTCAGGGCGAGATCATGGCCGATATCATCACCAGCCGTGGCATCAACGAAGTGGCGCTTACCTATACCAACAACGACTATGGGAAGGGTCTGGCCGACAGCTTCGCGGCCGCGTTTGAAGCAGCCGGTGGCACTGTGACCATCAACGCCGCCCACGAAGAAGGCAAAGCCGACTATTCGGCCGAGGTTGGCGCGCTGGCATCTGCTGGCGGTCAGGCGCTTGTGGTGGCGGGATACTCGGACCAGGGCGGTTCGGGCATCATCCAGGGCTCGCTTGACACCGGTGCGTTTGACACATTCGTTCTTCCCGACGGCATGGTGTCTGACATCCTGACCCAGAAGTTCGGCAGCGACATCGACGGCAGCTTCGGCCAACACCCGAGCTCGTCAAATGACGGCGCTGGCAAGCTGGAAGAAATGCTGGCCGCTGGCGGGATCGACGGCACGTCGCCTTATGCCAAGGAAGGCTATGACAGCGCCGCTGTCCTGCTTCTGGCGATGCAGGCCGCAGGGTCTACCGACGGCGCTGCCGTCAGCGCAGCCGTGACCGAAGTGGCCAACGCCCCCGGCGAACCCATCGGCCCTGGTGAGCTGGCGAAAGGTCTTGAGATCCTCGCAGCAGGCGGCGACATCGACTATGTCGGCGGCTCGGACGTTGAACTGATCGGCCCCGGTGAAAGCGGTGGCAGCTATCGTGAGATCGAAATCAAAGATGGCGCCATCGAGGCTGTTAAGTTCCACTAA
- a CDS encoding Hint domain-containing protein, with the protein MSLRDIRVQETIPIHWTGFSSTSPVNDPMRGRHSRRGIASSGLSANTRVETLRGPVIARELQIGDQVKTYGGGFSTLRWVGTSRVADEASVPMRRTSFDGHESSTLVTSDQLVLVSHYQTEILFGANEVLCPAIHLADIGMFSPDPTVNPIFVHLLFDTYELVKCGDDWLESLRPNMDQIVAEDAKTAQEILSHLPKLVSQQGRAAYVRTRPVLDEREVALLFG; encoded by the coding sequence TTGAGCTTGCGTGATATCCGAGTGCAGGAGACCATCCCGATCCATTGGACGGGCTTTTCATCGACATCGCCAGTGAATGACCCAATGCGGGGGCGCCACTCCCGCAGGGGCATCGCGTCGTCTGGACTGTCGGCCAATACGCGGGTCGAAACGTTGCGCGGCCCTGTGATTGCGCGTGAATTGCAGATCGGGGATCAGGTGAAGACCTATGGTGGTGGTTTCTCGACCCTGCGTTGGGTTGGCACATCACGCGTGGCCGATGAGGCGAGTGTACCGATGCGCCGCACGTCATTTGATGGTCATGAAAGCTCAACGCTTGTGACATCGGACCAATTGGTTCTTGTATCGCATTATCAGACCGAAATTTTGTTTGGGGCCAATGAAGTGTTGTGCCCGGCCATCCATCTTGCCGACATTGGCATGTTCTCACCAGATCCGACCGTGAACCCCATATTCGTGCATCTGCTGTTTGACACCTATGAGCTTGTGAAATGCGGTGATGACTGGTTGGAAAGCCTGCGGCCGAATATGGATCAAATCGTCGCCGAAGACGCCAAGACAGCGCAGGAAATCCTGTCGCATCTTCCCAAACTGGTCAGCCAACAGGGCCGCGCGGCCTATGTGCGCACAAGACCCGTCCTGGATGAGCGCGAGGTTGCCTTGCTGTTTGGCTAG
- a CDS encoding ABC transporter ATP-binding protein: MSGNPYQDDRGNKDASIVNPKGQGSMIPATGTGHQMHTGDAFLIGDSMTGGYGKSGPDILHDCTIAVDKGQIAVIVGPNGAGKSTGMKAVFGMLNLRQGSVRLDGEDITDLSPQARVHKGMGFVPQTQNIFTSMTVKENLEMGAFIREDDISQTMAQVYELFPILYEKRNQAAGELSGGQRQQVAVGRALMTKPKVLMLDEPTAGVSPIVMDELFDRIIEVARTGISILMVEQNARQALEIADKGYVLVQGANAHTGTGKELLADPEVRRSFLGG, encoded by the coding sequence ATGAGCGGGAACCCCTATCAGGACGATCGCGGCAACAAGGATGCGTCGATCGTAAACCCAAAGGGTCAGGGCTCGATGATCCCGGCCACCGGCACCGGGCACCAGATGCACACGGGCGATGCCTTTCTGATTGGTGACAGCATGACCGGCGGTTATGGGAAATCCGGCCCCGACATTCTGCATGACTGCACCATCGCCGTGGACAAAGGCCAGATTGCGGTGATCGTCGGCCCCAATGGCGCGGGCAAATCCACCGGCATGAAAGCCGTGTTCGGGATGCTGAACTTGCGGCAAGGCTCGGTCCGGCTGGATGGCGAGGATATCACCGACCTGTCCCCGCAGGCGCGTGTCCATAAGGGCATGGGCTTCGTGCCGCAAACCCAGAATATTTTCACGTCAATGACCGTTAAGGAAAACCTCGAAATGGGGGCGTTCATTCGCGAGGATGACATTTCCCAGACCATGGCGCAGGTCTATGAGTTGTTCCCGATCCTTTATGAGAAGCGCAACCAGGCCGCGGGCGAGTTGTCGGGGGGCCAGCGACAGCAGGTTGCCGTGGGGCGCGCTCTGATGACCAAACCGAAAGTTCTGATGCTGGACGAGCCCACCGCCGGCGTCAGCCCCATCGTGATGGACGAGCTGTTTGACCGGATCATCGAAGTGGCGCGCACTGGCATCTCGATCTTGATGGTGGAACAGAACGCGCGGCAAGCGCTTGAAATTGCGGATAAAGGCTATGTTCTGGTGCAGGGCGCGAACGCGCATACAGGCACCGGAAAAGAACTGTTGGCGGACCCCGAAGTGCGCCGGTCGTTCTTGGGGGGATGA
- a CDS encoding branched-chain amino acid ABC transporter permease: MDLLNAIVALLNFVVIPAMAYGSQLALGALGVTLIYGILRFSNFAHGDSMAFGAMVTILVTWWFQSMGLSIDPLPTALLALPFGIVGTALMLLATDRVVYRFYRRVKAKPIVFVMASMGVMFIMNGVVRFIIGPDDQQFGDGARFIISARDFKTMTGLEEGLAFKTSQGLTIVTAVIVVAALFWFLNKTRTGKSMRAFSDNEDLALLSGINPERVVMITWIIVAGLITIAGVLYGLDKTFKPFTYFQLLLPIFASAIVGGLGNPLGAIAGGFVIAFSEVAVTYAWKKVATYVLPESLEPSSLVQLMSTDYKFAVSFVILIIVLLFKPTGLFKGQSV; the protein is encoded by the coding sequence ATGGATCTTCTGAACGCCATTGTGGCGCTTCTCAACTTCGTCGTGATCCCCGCGATGGCCTATGGCAGCCAGCTGGCGCTGGGTGCGCTGGGCGTCACGCTGATTTACGGCATCCTGCGGTTCTCGAACTTTGCGCATGGCGACAGCATGGCCTTCGGGGCGATGGTGACGATCCTTGTCACCTGGTGGTTCCAGTCGATGGGCCTGTCCATCGACCCGCTGCCCACCGCGCTTCTGGCTCTGCCCTTCGGTATCGTCGGAACCGCCTTGATGCTGCTGGCCACCGACCGCGTGGTCTATCGGTTCTATCGCCGGGTCAAAGCCAAACCCATCGTGTTTGTGATGGCCTCGATGGGCGTGATGTTCATCATGAACGGTGTTGTGCGCTTCATCATCGGTCCCGATGACCAGCAATTCGGTGACGGCGCACGTTTCATCATCAGCGCGCGCGACTTCAAGACCATGACCGGGCTGGAGGAAGGATTGGCGTTCAAGACCAGCCAGGGCCTGACCATCGTGACCGCTGTCATCGTCGTCGCCGCGCTGTTCTGGTTCCTGAACAAGACGCGCACCGGGAAATCCATGCGCGCCTTTTCCGACAACGAGGATCTGGCGCTGCTGTCCGGTATCAATCCCGAACGCGTCGTGATGATCACATGGATCATCGTGGCCGGTCTGATCACCATCGCAGGCGTGCTTTACGGTCTGGACAAGACCTTCAAGCCGTTCACCTATTTCCAGCTTCTGCTGCCGATCTTCGCCTCGGCCATTGTCGGTGGGCTGGGCAACCCGCTGGGGGCCATCGCGGGCGGCTTCGTCATCGCCTTTTCCGAGGTCGCAGTGACCTATGCGTGGAAGAAGGTCGCGACCTATGTGCTGCCCGAAAGTCTTGAGCCGTCCAGCCTCGTGCAGTTGATGTCCACCGACTACAAATTCGCGGTCAGCTTTGTCATTCTGATCATCGTGTTGCTGTTCAAACCCACGGGTCTATTCAAGGGGCAATCGGTATGA
- a CDS encoding branched-chain amino acid ABC transporter permease — MSQSLRTPLLFALVALLFVLQGSTDWWIFAGSWNSSLTILNMALISAVMALGVNLQWGYAGLFNVGIMGFVALGGLATVLIAMPPTPGAWGAGGFRIVAGLIMGAGTIMLMVWQYKTLAQGRLRALVMFATLVVGFVVFRWIFDAGVAGVEAINPAQTGYLGGLNPGGQDNYRGHGYMTLLAWPVGGLLAAGAAWLVGKTALGLRSDYLAIATLGIAEIILAVVKNEDWLGRGVKNVIGLPRPVPYEVDLQQSTSFIQKADAIGMNVTTASTLAVKLSYSLLFTIVLVVLVILAQLSLKSPWGRMMRAIRDNEVAARAMGKDVTHRHLQIFVLGSALCGLAGAMMTTLDGQLTPGTYQPLRYTFLIWVMVIVGGSGNNLGSVLGAFVIWFFWIQVEPIGNWLMSIVTSGMTDGSPLKTHLLDSAAHMRLFSMGIILLLVLRFSPRGLIPER, encoded by the coding sequence ATGAGCCAATCCCTTCGCACACCGCTTCTGTTTGCGCTGGTGGCGCTTCTGTTCGTTCTGCAAGGTTCCACGGACTGGTGGATCTTTGCGGGCAGTTGGAACTCCTCCCTGACCATCCTGAACATGGCGCTGATTTCTGCCGTGATGGCGTTGGGTGTGAATTTGCAATGGGGTTATGCGGGCCTGTTCAATGTCGGGATCATGGGCTTTGTCGCTTTGGGAGGATTGGCCACAGTCCTGATCGCGATGCCCCCCACCCCCGGGGCTTGGGGCGCGGGCGGATTCAGGATCGTCGCGGGCCTTATCATGGGCGCGGGCACGATCATGCTGATGGTCTGGCAATACAAGACCCTGGCGCAAGGGCGTTTGCGCGCGCTGGTCATGTTTGCCACGCTTGTGGTCGGTTTCGTCGTCTTCCGCTGGATATTCGATGCGGGCGTCGCAGGGGTCGAGGCGATCAATCCGGCGCAAACCGGATATCTGGGCGGGTTGAATCCCGGCGGTCAAGACAATTACCGTGGCCATGGATATATGACCCTGCTGGCTTGGCCGGTGGGCGGATTGCTGGCGGCGGGGGCCGCATGGCTGGTCGGCAAGACCGCACTTGGCTTGCGGTCGGATTACCTTGCCATTGCAACGCTGGGTATCGCCGAGATCATCCTTGCCGTCGTCAAGAACGAAGACTGGCTTGGCCGTGGTGTGAAAAACGTGATCGGACTGCCCCGCCCCGTGCCGTATGAGGTGGACTTGCAACAAAGCACCAGTTTCATCCAAAAGGCCGATGCGATCGGTATGAACGTCACCACGGCCTCGACGCTGGCGGTGAAGCTGTCCTATTCGCTGCTGTTCACAATTGTGTTGGTGGTGCTGGTGATCTTGGCGCAATTGTCCCTGAAATCGCCTTGGGGTCGCATGATGCGCGCCATTCGCGACAACGAGGTCGCAGCAAGGGCGATGGGCAAGGACGTGACCCACCGCCATTTGCAAATTTTCGTGCTCGGGTCAGCCTTGTGCGGACTGGCGGGTGCCATGATGACCACGCTGGACGGGCAGTTGACGCCGGGCACGTATCAACCGCTCCGCTATACTTTCCTGATCTGGGTGATGGTGATCGTGGGAGGATCGGGCAACAACCTTGGGTCTGTGCTGGGGGCTTTCGTCATCTGGTTTTTCTGGATTCAGGTTGAGCCGATCGGCAATTGGCTCATGTCGATTGTCACCTCCGGCATGACGGACGGATCGCCCTTGAAAACGCATCTTCTGGATTCCGCGGCCCACATGCGCCTGTTTTCTATGGGGATCATCTTGCTTTTGGTGTTGCGGTTCAGCCCAAGGGGGCTGATCCCCGAGAGGTAG
- a CDS encoding class II 3-deoxy-7-phosphoheptulonate synthase yields the protein MTEWDKSTWRTKPRVQMPDYTDAAKLAEVEAQLAKYPPLVFAGEAMRLRAQLGRASRGEAFLLQGGDCAESFSDFSADAIRDTFKVMLQMAMVLTYGAKVPVIKVGRMAGQFAKPRSAPTETVGGVELPSYRGDIINELDFTEASRVPDPQKMLQAYTQAAATLNLLRAFSTGGLADVHKVHSWTLGFTENDEAEKYREMAERIQDTLDFMRAAGVDSDRAHTLQTVDFYTSHEGLLLEYEEALTRLDSTTGKTVAGSGHMLWIGDRTRQPDGAHVEFCRGVMNPIGLKCGPTTTADDLKLLMAKLNPNNDAGRLTLIARFGAGKVSEHLPRLIQTVKEEGANVVWSCDPMHGNTIKSATGYKTRPFESVLKEVQEFFAVHKSEGTIPGGVHFEMTGADVTECTGGVRAVTDEDLSDRYHTACDPRLNASQSLELAFLVAEELSSMRSEDAAAVKAS from the coding sequence ATGACGGAGTGGGACAAGTCGACCTGGCGCACAAAGCCACGGGTGCAGATGCCTGACTATACCGACGCGGCCAAACTGGCCGAGGTCGAGGCACAGCTTGCGAAGTATCCTCCGCTGGTCTTTGCCGGCGAAGCAATGCGCCTGCGTGCACAGCTCGGTCGCGCCTCGCGCGGTGAGGCGTTTCTGTTGCAGGGCGGGGATTGTGCCGAAAGTTTCTCGGATTTCTCGGCAGATGCGATCCGCGACACGTTCAAAGTGATGCTGCAAATGGCGATGGTGCTGACCTATGGCGCGAAAGTGCCGGTGATCAAGGTTGGCCGGATGGCCGGTCAGTTCGCCAAGCCACGCTCAGCCCCGACCGAGACGGTGGGTGGCGTCGAGCTTCCAAGCTACCGCGGAGACATTATCAACGAATTGGACTTTACCGAAGCCTCGCGCGTTCCTGATCCGCAGAAGATGTTGCAGGCCTATACCCAAGCGGCCGCGACGCTGAATCTGTTGCGTGCCTTTTCAACGGGTGGTCTGGCGGATGTGCATAAGGTGCACAGTTGGACCCTTGGCTTCACCGAAAACGATGAGGCCGAGAAATACCGCGAAATGGCCGAGCGTATTCAGGACACGCTGGACTTCATGCGCGCCGCTGGTGTCGACAGCGACCGGGCCCATACCTTGCAGACCGTGGACTTCTACACCTCGCATGAAGGGTTGTTACTGGAATATGAAGAGGCGCTGACGCGTTTGGATTCCACCACGGGCAAAACCGTTGCGGGGTCCGGCCATATGTTGTGGATCGGGGATCGCACCCGGCAACCCGACGGGGCGCATGTGGAATTCTGCCGCGGGGTCATGAACCCGATTGGTCTGAAATGCGGGCCGACCACGACGGCGGATGACCTGAAGCTGTTGATGGCCAAGCTGAACCCGAACAACGACGCGGGTCGGCTGACCCTGATCGCGCGCTTCGGGGCAGGGAAAGTGTCAGAACACCTGCCGCGCTTGATCCAAACCGTGAAGGAAGAAGGGGCCAACGTCGTGTGGTCCTGCGATCCGATGCATGGCAACACGATAAAATCGGCAACGGGCTACAAGACCCGGCCGTTCGAATCCGTGCTGAAGGAAGTGCAGGAATTCTTCGCCGTCCACAAATCAGAAGGCACCATCCCCGGCGGTGTGCATTTCGAGATGACGGGTGCTGACGTCACCGAATGCACTGGTGGCGTGCGCGCCGTCACGGACGAGGATTTGTCGGACCGCTATCACACAGCCTGCGACCCGCGCCTGAACGCCAGCCAGTCTCTCGAACTGGCATTCCTTGTGGCGGAAGAGCTGTCGTCGATGCGCAGCGAAGACGCGGCGGCCGTCAAAGCCAGCTGA
- a CDS encoding nucleotidyltransferase family protein, translating into MSQATSLAVLIMAAGQSRRMGRDKLLLRGRDGAPLLADRIDTALATGRPVFVALPDQDTDRLKIVRATKATPLFCPNASLGMGHSLSDAIGMLPLDLDGVLIMLADMPALTTQDINQVCAAFGPDCILRGGTQNLTPGHPVLVPARFLSKLDVLQGDQGAQNTLKDVPTRIVPLPDDHAAFDIDTGEDWQLWLTRTAQP; encoded by the coding sequence ATGTCCCAAGCCACGTCCCTTGCAGTCTTGATCATGGCCGCAGGCCAGTCGCGGCGGATGGGGCGGGACAAGCTGTTGCTGCGGGGTCGTGACGGTGCGCCCTTGCTGGCCGACCGGATCGACACCGCACTTGCCACCGGACGTCCTGTATTTGTCGCCCTGCCCGACCAAGACACCGACCGGCTGAAAATTGTTCGCGCGACAAAAGCCACGCCCCTTTTCTGCCCGAATGCCAGCCTTGGCATGGGCCACAGTCTGTCGGATGCGATAGGGATGTTGCCCCTTGATCTGGATGGAGTGTTGATCATGCTGGCCGATATGCCAGCCCTGACAACTCAGGACATAAACCAGGTCTGTGCGGCCTTCGGTCCAGATTGCATCTTGCGAGGTGGAACGCAGAACCTTACCCCCGGCCATCCGGTGCTTGTTCCCGCACGGTTTCTGAGCAAACTTGATGTTCTTCAAGGGGATCAAGGCGCACAAAACACCCTAAAGGACGTGCCAACCCGGATTGTTCCCCTTCCGGACGATCACGCTGCCTTCGACATTGATACGGGCGAAGATTGGCAATTGTGGTTGACGCGGACCGCGCAGCCCTGA
- a CDS encoding PAS domain-containing protein, whose translation MKIEYLKDGNVVTLASARRTIKFPAIAQIEAYWHALRNGRLMPARGDVDPRGLGKNLTYAMILERIAPGHARIRLAGQHVSDVLSMEVRGMPLSALFTPDARHEMQEALESVFTTPAEVSLTLRSESNLFHKKLDAQLILLPLKDIHGNVTRVLGGFQVDGKLGRGPQRFTIRSLDIRPLTVAQTPEHKSCDAARRQKRDIARPGYWDIRGAPTSRSSGSDKPDVTRVDIRPTQAGQNRKGEGHIMRPSDTSGIPVPGMAELAASFHGASQPLRMNAPARPGGHLRLVKQD comes from the coding sequence ATGAAAATTGAGTATCTTAAAGATGGTAATGTTGTCACGCTGGCGTCAGCCCGGCGGACGATCAAATTTCCTGCCATCGCACAGATTGAAGCTTACTGGCACGCACTGCGGAATGGTCGTCTGATGCCCGCACGCGGTGACGTGGACCCTCGCGGTCTTGGAAAAAACCTGACATATGCAATGATACTGGAACGCATCGCGCCGGGCCATGCCCGCATCCGTTTGGCGGGTCAGCATGTCAGTGATGTTCTGTCGATGGAAGTGCGCGGCATGCCTCTAAGCGCGTTGTTTACACCCGACGCCCGACACGAGATGCAAGAAGCGCTGGAAAGCGTGTTCACGACACCCGCCGAAGTCAGTCTGACATTGCGCAGCGAATCCAATCTGTTTCACAAGAAATTGGACGCGCAATTGATCCTGCTTCCCCTGAAAGACATCCACGGCAATGTCACGCGCGTTCTTGGCGGGTTTCAGGTCGATGGAAAACTTGGCCGTGGACCGCAACGGTTCACAATTCGCAGCTTGGACATCCGTCCATTGACGGTGGCACAGACGCCTGAGCACAAAAGTTGCGATGCGGCGCGGCGGCAAAAGCGCGACATTGCCCGACCAGGTTACTGGGACATCCGTGGCGCGCCAACTTCCCGATCGTCGGGATCGGACAAGCCGGATGTGACGCGCGTCGATATCCGGCCGACGCAGGCTGGACAAAATCGCAAAGGCGAAGGTCATATCATGCGCCCATCGGATACCAGCGGCATCCCGGTGCCGGGCATGGCTGAACTTGCGGCAAGTTTCCATGGAGCCTCGCAGCCCTTGCGCATGAACGCGCCGGCACGGCCCGGTGGCCATCTGCGGCTTGTCAAACAGGACTGA
- a CDS encoding GlxA family transcriptional regulator, protein MTEKPVSTRSAPQRFVFVLVEGFTLLSFAGAVDALRIANRAAGRTLYEWVIMGEGGQTITSSAGPSFNLDSDLGELRRDDTVIICSGVDVQTHCSQKLLNWLRREARRGVKVAGLCTAAHVIAKAGLLNDKRATIHWENHDSFAEAFDEVDLTKRVFVIDGNIMTAAGGTSSIDLMLKLIADEHGEDIANIVADQQIYTSIRTDRDTQRLSVPTRIGVRHPKLSDVIQKMEANIEEPISPSILAADVGMSTRQLERLFRRYLNRSPKRYYMELRLQKARNLLMQTDMSVINVALACGFSSPSHFSKCYRSHYDTTPYRERGSHATRVAT, encoded by the coding sequence ATGACTGAAAAACCCGTATCGACGCGCTCGGCCCCCCAACGGTTTGTTTTCGTGCTTGTCGAAGGGTTTACGCTGCTCAGCTTTGCGGGCGCCGTGGACGCGTTGCGCATTGCCAACCGCGCCGCCGGACGAACGCTTTATGAATGGGTGATCATGGGCGAAGGCGGACAGACCATTACATCGTCTGCCGGGCCGTCGTTCAATCTGGATAGTGATCTGGGCGAGCTTCGGCGCGACGATACAGTGATCATCTGCTCGGGTGTGGATGTTCAGACCCATTGTTCACAAAAGCTTTTGAACTGGTTGCGGCGTGAAGCGCGCCGTGGCGTCAAAGTCGCAGGCTTGTGCACCGCCGCACATGTGATCGCCAAGGCAGGTCTGTTGAACGACAAACGCGCGACCATTCACTGGGAAAACCACGACAGCTTCGCCGAAGCCTTCGACGAGGTCGATCTGACAAAACGCGTATTTGTGATCGACGGCAATATCATGACCGCAGCAGGCGGCACTTCGTCGATTGACCTGATGCTGAAACTGATTGCGGATGAACATGGCGAGGACATCGCCAATATCGTCGCCGACCAGCAAATCTATACCTCGATCCGCACTGACCGCGACACCCAGCGCCTGTCGGTGCCCACACGGATCGGTGTGCGCCATCCCAAGCTCAGCGATGTGATCCAGAAGATGGAAGCCAATATCGAAGAGCCTATTTCGCCGTCAATCCTTGCTGCCGACGTGGGCATGTCGACACGACAGCTTGAACGGTTGTTCCGGCGCTATCTGAACCGTTCGCCCAAGCGGTATTACATGGAGTTGCGGCTTCAGAAGGCCCGCAATCTGTTGATGCAAACGGATATGAGCGTGATCAATGTGGCGCTGGCCTGTGGCTTTTCAAGCCCGTCGCATTTCTCGAAGTGCTATCGGTCGCATTATGACACAACGCCTTATCGTGAACGTGGCAGCCACGCCACTCGCGTCGCGACGTGA
- a CDS encoding ABC transporter ATP-binding protein — translation MIVIEDVHKHFGGFHAVDGATMRIEERSITGLIGPNGAGKTTLFNVIAGVLQPTSGRITMAGEDITGLPPHELFHKGLLRTFQIAHEFGSMTCRENLMMVPGGQTGEQLWNTWFGRKRIADEERALRAKADEVLEFLTISHIADLRAGEISGGQKKLLELGRTMMVDARIVFLDEVGAGVNRTLLYTIADAIKRLNEERGYTFVVIEHDMDFIDRLCDPVICMAEGKVLAQGTLDEIKANEHVIEAYLGTGLKNRDKVGA, via the coding sequence ATGATCGTCATCGAAGACGTTCACAAGCATTTTGGCGGCTTTCACGCAGTGGACGGCGCGACAATGCGGATCGAGGAACGCTCGATCACCGGGTTGATCGGACCCAACGGCGCGGGCAAGACCACCTTGTTCAACGTGATTGCCGGGGTGCTGCAACCGACATCGGGCCGGATCACCATGGCGGGCGAAGACATCACCGGATTGCCGCCGCACGAATTGTTTCACAAGGGGCTTCTGCGCACGTTCCAGATTGCGCATGAGTTCGGCTCGATGACCTGCCGCGAGAACCTGATGATGGTGCCCGGCGGGCAGACGGGCGAACAACTCTGGAACACGTGGTTTGGCCGCAAACGCATTGCCGATGAAGAACGCGCCCTGCGTGCCAAGGCCGATGAAGTGCTTGAGTTTCTGACCATTTCCCACATCGCCGACCTGCGCGCGGGCGAAATCTCGGGCGGGCAGAAAAAGCTGCTGGAACTGGGCCGCACTATGATGGTCGACGCCAGGATCGTTTTCCTGGACGAGGTCGGCGCGGGTGTGAACCGCACGCTGCTCTACACGATTGCCGACGCCATCAAACGTCTGAACGAAGAACGCGGCTATACTTTCGTGGTGATTGAACACGACATGGATTTCATCGACCGCCTTTGCGACCCGGTGATCTGCATGGCCGAAGGCAAGGTGCTGGCCCAAGGCACGCTGGACGAGATCAAGGCCAACGAACACGTGATCGAGGCCTATCTGGGCACCGGTTTGAAAAACAGGGATAAGGTAGGCGCATGA